Genomic window (Daucus carota subsp. sativus chromosome 5, DH1 v3.0, whole genome shotgun sequence):
GATCAGGGCTTCCAAATCTTCTACAAACAGCCATGCAATCTTGATAATTTTGTTGCATGTAGCGCGCACTCCCAGTAAATGATGATGGTAATATAAGTTTCTTTCCTACAGCTGATGCATCGACATCACCACGGTTCACAGAATCAACAATATTATTGTACACATCTGATCTTAAAACACTTTGGTTTTTTAATACCCATGTTAGTCTAGCATTCTCAATACATGCCCATGCATCCACCACAAATTGCATGAATAATCGTCCCCCTCTAAGTAATGTATGCCCTTCATCATCGCGATGTTGTAATCTGAAACTATAAAATTGCCGCATAGTCACCACATCTCTTTTATTTTCTGAAGCATGTGTTACCCCACGATGTAAAATTCCAGTCCTGTATCCCTGTTCTGCATGTGGGAATAATAATGGATATTGTAAAGGCATGAAAGCTGGATTTAGTGTTGATATTCTACGTAGAGTACCACTCTGATATTTAATCACAATATCTCTAGAGTTGGACAAATCATCATCTGCAATTAATGCTGCAAACTCATATGGAGCTGTTGGATTGTTACTGTTACGACCATCAGTTTCGCGATTTGCCACCAAACGTAGTTTTCCCTGAACTAAATCAGTATCCTTAAATCTGTCCCGAACACTTTGGAAAGTCTTTGCTAATTCATTATCTCGGTGTAACATAGTTGTTAAGGCAACAGTAATATCTTTGTCCAGCTTGTCACCGTTTGAAGGAAAATTCAAACGTTCTTCAAGTTCCCTTTCATtatcaaacatatataattgtgcAAAAACTGGTTTCTTACCGACCACTGGGTGCAATGATCCAATTTGATGATATGTCTGACCATGTAAAATAAATACGTATGGTCCTCCGCCATTATTATATCTGTTATCGATTTTCCCCCCCATGGATGTAAATGCAAAGGCATTATTGTATACTCGGATATTTTTCACAAACATTTGATCATCACAATCAAATAGCAAAAGCAATTCAGCTGGTGTTTCTTTCAATAGAGGCAGATCAACTTTTCCTTTACCACAACAAAGTGAGAAGCCTTGATTACTGGCTTTCTTTCCTCCTTGAGATTGTTCCAATTCCCACATATGTGCTTTGCAATAGTAACATATTTTATCTGCACTTCCTATATCAAGAATGGTTTCATTCATTGCTGCAACGATATTTGcaagaataaaaatattcacTCATTAGAAAAAGAGGTAACTAATTGtatttgtaattataatatacaaaattatatgaatttaaGATAGCATAccgaattttctttttcttttgtttactTTATTCTTCATCCTGTTGCTAAGCGGTGTATAATCTTCACAAAGAGGTAGGTAATTAAATTAATACTAACATCAGATATTAAACTCATAAATAAGTAATAAATGTGTAAAATCTGAAAAAACGAATAGGTAATTACATGCATATATTAATACTGGAATAGGATTCCAGAAATAAGTCATAAATGAGGATTCTGGGATTAAAAACAAACCTGTCCGTGGAACAGAATTCTGGACTATGAAGTAAGGATTAATAGCTCTCGATTCCAGGTGATTGTTGTCTGAAACTGTTATAAGATGTACATATTATTGCATATATAATGTAGTAATAATAAAGTACATCTATATTAATGgaatatcataaaattaataggAAGAGAAACAACATAAATTAGCAAGGAACTGTGTGTTTCCTgcaaagttttaaaattttgaaatgttaataataatatgCTTAACTATATGTAATAGTACACAAATAAATAAGCATAAGTATACAGTATCTCACCAGATTCTGATGCTTTTTCCTTGCGTCTTTCACGACGttgtttattatattcatctctTTCCATGTCAGATTTAAATTTCCTGGTTGTACATCTTTTAGCAGTTGCAGAAGTATCTTCACATTTTTCAAAGCGAGTTGCGTAATGTTAATAAGATGTAAAACACACAAAAGAGTGATTGTTAATGTAATTATAAGATACAAACCAGCTTGTAATGCCTGTAACTTTTTctctttgtacttttcacgCCTTTGTTTATTACGTCTATCATTGGTTTTCTCAACTGGAGTCCGTTGTAGGAGATTTTCTGCATTACAAATTAAATGAATGAAGCCAGTACATgatagtatatattatattatgttttccTTGACTATATTTCAAGAATTGTCATTACTATATAATTAGAAtcaatatattatgtttttcatATTCATAATAGCCTGTGACACCAATATGAATATACAAACCTGTATGTTCATCGTTAACCAATGGTGCAGCAATTTGTGGTGGATTAAAGTCAATAGCTGTTGTTGATCATATAAAATTCAACAATATgattagcatatatatatatatatatatatatatatatatatatatatatatcataaatacaTGTTTAAATTTGTGCACGGGTATCTTTGAAAATAAGGAATAAATACAAACCATAATTCGACTTTCTTtctttgtacttttcacgtctTTTTTTGTTACGTTTGTCTCTGACTATATCCACTTGAGTCATTTCTTGAAGATTTTCTGCTAAATAAACAATTGACGTAAAATTTTGCATGCTTGATATAATCAAATTgtctaaaaaacatataaacattgaaatacaaaattaatttctaacttGTATTAAGAGCCAAATGATCTTCCGTCTGTGTAGCTTGCATTTTTTCAGCCTTCTGTGGAAATAATACTCTTGATTGGTCAGTATATGAATATTGAACTTGATAAACTTGTGtgttttttatatgaataagtCAAATATGTTTATAAACTCAAAAGTAGTCTTTTGGGCCTTTTGGGATTGTTTCTCGTACCTGTTCCATATATTTTTTCCTGCGCTTCTTGTTACGTTCATCTTGCTTATCATTATTTTCAGAATCTCTTGTTTTGCGTTGCCTTTCTTTTGTCATTGTATTCTGAATTTCTGATGTAAGCATAGctggaaaatataaataatcattaaataaaatatttaagatttacCTCGAATACACAACAGGCCGAATTATGAATAAGTAAAATAACCCAAAATAACAAACTGCTTTATGGATAAGTAAAATAACCCGAAACAACAGACTGGCTTGGACCTATCCAGCATTGCTCAGCTCTTTACAATATTGTGTATTAAGACTATTAAGAGGTTTTGTTAATTTGCACTGTGTAAAATTTGtacatgatattttttttttgcaggttATGTTCACATAAATCTAAATATGGTGATCAAGAGAGAAAGACCTGTAAAGATGTGGTAAGGTCTGGTTCGGGGAATGATTAATCAGTTGTGGTCCAATACTTCACTGCAACAACTTTCGAAAACCGTCCTGCTGAAACACTTGACAATGACTGAATCAGAAAGCTATCACCGATGAGAAAAGTGATgactaaatttataattattttagagcTATAATAATGATGTGTAATGTTGGGTGGAGttcttttgtaattgttttagagtTATAATAGATTTGTGTAATATAGGTCGGAGTTCTCGTAGATTTAGGAGTGGTAGTTGTTTACTTGTTTGTGTTTGCTTGTATgacaaactaaaattttaagctaaataacttaaatatgttttaaaaataaagtatagttgtaaaattagttttaaaaattaaagttaaataacttaaacatgctttataaataaactatttgaaaataacgtttttagaaaaatttaaaattaaaatagggGTAAAAATCAATACATAATAAGTATCATATCTAAACAAAgataatgtatataatatatgacaaTGTCTTGATAgatgcagaatatttatttttgcaaattatgATAGCGTTTACGAATATTTGGTTGTggaaactatattatatattaaagattaatatatatgtgttcCAATAGGAGTATAAtacttttaaaagaaataataaatatataattaaatatataggaggaccaaattttggtactttagtaccgatgttccaccgaaacgtggtttcgcttattaataaagggtattgattaTTAGCCGGCCTTACTTGGTTTTACTGGACTGGTGGTGTTGTTACTTAAAAATTAGAGTAGCGCTACATAAtacagaaaatttgtatataatgatgtgacaggtgatgtggtgggttttaattgcaTAATTAATTGTGCAccaagtatttttttaaaaattaaaatgaagacTATTAGATAACCTCTCCTCTGGTTCCGGAGTGCGGTTGAAATctgtaatttttgaaaaaatgttATTGcaaaaaataactttttttaatatttatgtatttttaattaaaatatgatatcttcttatattaattaaaaaggcAGAATATGTAATCtatttttcagcaaaaagagTTATTAAAAGAGTTATTGTTACTACATGCAATATCAATACCTCTCTTAATTCTTACCGTGTTAATTATTTAGATTTTTGGATGAGCAGCACCTGTGTATCTGAAAATTTTAGCATATTACAGAATATCTCAATTTCAGATTTAACTTGTGATCTCCAAAATTATTGCCGCACGGTGTACATGTTTGACCCTTTCATATAATATAATGTATTAAGTTGAGAAAAACAcagttaataatattttaggCGTACAACAATATacttgtaaatattaaaaaaaattacatatactaGAAACTAATCAGATAAATTAAACAGGTatacatcaacattaaaacTATGATCCAACAAAAAATGAACAAACATGAAACCCAAAATTCTTGAAGAAACACTTAGCATAAACTAGTTTAgtataattatcatttttagtAAATCTCTACCATAATCTCATCTTTTGAAAACTTGTCACCCTTTGGACAATCCAAAGAGGGATGCAGACTCATCTAGTGGCCAACTGCCTGGCCACATCTAAGTGCATTTGAAGGAATGGGATATTCATCCCTCCATGAATTCGCAGGAGAATACACTCGTAAATAGAACTGCTGTCCCAAGTATTGCCGTGCCCAGTTCTCAGACCTGATGTTCCACATTCCAACATTGTCTAGTGGCATGTATACTGCAGTCCATGAACTTGGATACACCTGAAAACAGCAGAAAAAGATTACCATATTTGGTGATTGAATtacatactacagtttttagaGCAATGCATGAAGATGGCTCTGGTACTCGGTTTGAACTAATGGAAATATGATTCAGGAATTGGGATTGGTAGGATGTTCAGTTTACCTGAACAGTGGAACGAGCAACAGTATCTCGCAGATTGTAAGTTTCTCTGCTTGCAGGTGACCACTCGCCCCCATTCAACCTGATCACACGATGATGTTCAAGGAAATATATGTTCAGTGTCGAGTAATCAAGTTCAAGTCCAAAAGCAAGGAAGAATAGCAAACATTTGCATAATGTTTATCTAGACCAGTCAACTTGGGGAGCAAAAAACTGAGAAGTATAGGTTGAATTATCTTAACAAACTTACCCCACAACAAAGAAGTGGTGTCCATCAACATGCCATGACTGCACACTGTCTTCTGAGTTCTCGAATACAACCTCGACAAATCCTCTAAAATCAGCAGCCATCACAGAAGTCTGGAGGTAGCCACCGCTACCGGAAGGGTTATCTGGGATACTCCCAAGGGTGAAGACACCTGGTATGTTGAAGTAGTCTGCAAGTTTAAGTGGTGTGTCTGCAGGAATGAAGGATACACCATTGACAGCATATCTTTGCTTTCCATTGATGACCGGGGCAGAGTTTGCAAGTCTTATGGTCCGGGTTGTGTTTATTAATCCGTAATGATAAGATCCCTGAGGATTGGGTCTTGGTCCACTTGCTGTCAGGTTCTTCCTGTTATATAATAATGCATTACAAGAGTGGACACTTAAgtacatttattaaaaaaaaaaatacaaaagccAATATATTTTAAGGAAAACATGAGTGCAGAGTTGACGATTACAATTCTGCTACTTAAGAAACACACATATAGGATTTGGTAATCTCTCTTGCACATCATTTTGACTTGAAATAAACTTCCCTTGCTTCTTTAGTTCTGAATTTGCTACTTATTTATATCAAATGAGATTCTATGAACATAGTAATGTAGTATCTAGATTATATGCCTGTTACACTATTCATGGTAAGAAGGCTGAGACAACTTAAAAGGTTAGAAAAAGAGGTATCAGAAAACTGTTTGCTTGTTTGAGACTAAACAAAGAGCCAAGTCcgcaatttttatattaaaattaaacaagGCGTATCCAGCGCGCAGCCGCGTGGGCGTGCACATACGCACAAACACACACTATTAGTCGTTTTGCACTTTGATCACTAGATGAATAAAAGTATAGCAAGCTTTTTGCAATGCAATATGCAGCTCACCTGATTGAACGTGCTTGGCTGAGAGACCAGTCGACCTCAGTTGTTGGCCCACCAGGGGGAGGACCAGAAACACTGCCTGCTGAATTACTGTAATGAAGTACAGATGTAGATGTCAGCACTGGGGAAGTGAATCGTGTGGAAGCCGTAATGAAGTAATCCTGTGGAGGTTGATCTGCTGTGACTAACACAGAGTAGGATTGCCCCAAGTGTATGTCGAGAGAATCATATGTATTTTGTAGCGTATGAGTTCCTTCGACCTCAACCAGAATCATCTTGTGCCCCTGGATTCTGAAATTGACTGAGGTAGTAAGGCCCACAT
Coding sequences:
- the LOC108223048 gene encoding L-ascorbate oxidase homolog, with protein sequence MKSRAWSLMLVALLLVECASGEDPYRFYTWNVTYGDIYPLGVKQQGILINGQFPGPQIDSVTNDNLIINVYNSLDEPFLFSWNGVQQRRNSWQDGVYGTNCPIPPGQNFTYVLQVKDQIGSYFYFPSLAFHKAAGGYGGIKIASRSVIPVPFSPPAGDFTVLVGDWFKQNHTDLKSILDSGNNLPFPDGLVINGLSANSFTFTVDQGKTYRFRISNVGLTTSVNFRIQGHKMILVEVEGTHTLQNTYDSLDIHLGQSYSVLVTADQPPQDYFITASTRFTSPVLTSTSVLHYSNSAGSVSGPPPGGPTTEVDWSLSQARSIRKNLTASGPRPNPQGSYHYGLINTTRTIRLANSAPVINGKQRYAVNGVSFIPADTPLKLADYFNIPGVFTLGSIPDNPSGSGGYLQTSVMAADFRGFVEVVFENSEDSVQSWHVDGHHFFVVGLNGGEWSPASRETYNLRDTVARSTVQVYPSSWTAVYMPLDNVGMWNIRSENWARQYLGQQFYLRVYSPANSWRDEYPIPSNALRCGQAVGH